A window of Leptotrichia wadei contains these coding sequences:
- a CDS encoding histidine phosphatase family protein codes for MDNELKLYIVRHGQTEWNVLEKFQGQLNSPLTLEGIEKVKETAEKLKNIKFKAGYTSQMGRTFATAKIILQNNNYEQEKTSDQKLKLKKLPELNEIHFGEWQGMTFKETFLKFPKEAHNYFYDVKNYNAKNIKGEELKDGLERFLKGLKKIREEQKSGNILIVTHGTVLELFFNYIQNKEADDLDERKLIGNGQYKIFTFKNGKYITL; via the coding sequence ATGGATAATGAGTTAAAACTGTATATTGTTAGACATGGACAAACTGAGTGGAATGTATTGGAAAAATTTCAAGGACAGTTAAATTCACCACTTACATTAGAAGGAATTGAAAAAGTAAAAGAAACTGCTGAAAAACTTAAAAATATAAAATTTAAAGCAGGTTACACAAGTCAAATGGGAAGGACATTCGCTACTGCAAAAATAATTTTACAAAATAATAATTATGAACAAGAAAAAACTTCAGATCAAAAATTAAAATTGAAAAAATTACCTGAACTAAATGAAATTCACTTTGGAGAATGGCAAGGTATGACATTTAAAGAAACTTTTCTTAAATTTCCCAAAGAAGCCCATAATTACTTTTATGATGTAAAAAATTACAATGCCAAAAATATAAAAGGAGAAGAATTAAAAGATGGATTAGAACGTTTTTTAAAGGGTTTAAAAAAAATTAGAGAAGAACAAAAATCAGGAAATATTCTAATCGTAACACATGGAACTGTTTTAGAATTATTTTTTAACTATATCCAAAATAAAGAAGCCGATGATTTAGATGAGCGGAAATTAATCGGTAACGGGCAATATAAAATATTTACCTTCAAAAATGGAAAATACATAACATTGTAA
- a CDS encoding precorrin-6A/cobalt-precorrin-6A reductase, translating into MIWIIGGTKDSRIILDEVMKVREDDIMVSTATEYGGKLLEDVSKDKRIHVISEKLSILQIENIIFEKNID; encoded by the coding sequence ATGATTTGGATAATTGGTGGAACAAAAGATTCTAGGATTATTTTAGATGAGGTTATGAAAGTTAGAGAAGATGATATTATGGTAAGTACAGCTACTGAATATGGTGGAAAATTGCTTGAAGATGTGTCTAAAGATAAGCGGATACATGTAATCTCAGAAAAATTAAGTATATTGCAAATTGAAAATATAATTTTTGAAAAAAATATTGATTAA
- a CDS encoding precorrin-6A/cobalt-precorrin-6A reductase — protein MDASHPYAQNISNTVISMISYLNERNIAGGKIKYVRFERKILDYGTENVFQFKNLQEINVFLNKFENKNILSTLGSNTLAELRGIAEKNNLFIRILPTTTSIQNAEKLGYLPKNIIAMQGPFSKDMNAAILKNYKID, from the coding sequence ATTGATGCAAGTCATCCATATGCACAAAATATTAGTAATACTGTTATTTCAATGATAAGTTATTTGAATGAGCGGAATATAGCAGGGGGAAAAATAAAATATGTAAGATTTGAAAGAAAAATATTAGATTATGGAACTGAAAATGTATTTCAGTTTAAAAATTTGCAGGAAATAAATGTATTTTTAAATAAATTTGAAAATAAAAATATATTGAGTACATTGGGATCAAATACTTTAGCAGAGTTAAGAGGTATAGCAGAAAAAAATAATTTGTTTATTAGAATATTGCCAACAACAACTTCTATACAAAATGCAGAAAAACTTGGATATTTGCCAAAGAATATAATTGCTATGCAAGGACCTTTTTCTAAAGATATGAATGCTGCAATATTGAAAAATTATAAAATTGATTAA
- a CDS encoding IMPACT family protein, which yields MKSVQKETIIEFEEKKSKFIGYIKPVSAVIEAEKFIDSIKKIHPTATHNVPLYRVVEDGQEYFKYNDDGEPSNTAGKPMAEILKILDIYNVALVATRYFGGIKLGAGGLIRNYAKTAKLAVNEAGIVEYVKKSIFILDYDYENISETEAFLSGNARKFGIEILEKNYLNRVTMKISANDEIETELNRLQKIIVIKI from the coding sequence TTGAAAAGTGTACAAAAGGAAACAATAATTGAATTTGAGGAAAAAAAATCTAAATTTATTGGATATATTAAGCCAGTTTCAGCAGTAATTGAAGCAGAAAAATTTATTGATTCAATAAAAAAAATACATCCAACAGCAACCCATAATGTCCCGCTTTATAGAGTTGTAGAAGATGGGCAAGAATATTTTAAATATAATGATGACGGTGAGCCTAGCAATACAGCTGGAAAACCTATGGCAGAAATATTAAAAATTTTAGATATTTATAATGTTGCACTAGTTGCTACAAGATATTTTGGAGGCATAAAACTTGGAGCGGGAGGACTTATAAGAAATTATGCTAAAACTGCAAAGTTAGCTGTTAATGAAGCAGGGATTGTAGAGTATGTAAAAAAGTCTATTTTTATTTTAGATTATGATTATGAAAATATATCTGAAACTGAAGCATTTTTAAGTGGAAATGCTCGAAAATTTGGAATAGAAATATTGGAAAAAAATTATTTAAATAGAGTAACGATGAAAATATCAGCGAATGATGAAATTGAAACTGAATTAAATAGATTGCAAAAAATTATTGTAATAAAAATATAA
- a CDS encoding YbaB/EbfC family nucleoid-associated protein, whose translation MVRKIKGAGNKSGGNQQDIIKQAQVMQQEMLKIQEGLKDKFVESSVAGGGITVKANGQKKLVDLSISLDVLKDAIEENDSTIVSDLIINAVNEILDKAEEMAEKEMEVVTGGVSIPGLF comes from the coding sequence ATGGTTAGAAAAATAAAAGGAGCAGGAAATAAATCAGGTGGGAATCAACAAGATATAATTAAACAGGCTCAGGTAATGCAACAGGAAATGTTAAAAATTCAAGAAGGATTGAAAGATAAATTTGTAGAAAGTTCAGTAGCAGGTGGTGGAATTACTGTTAAAGCCAATGGTCAAAAAAAATTAGTTGATTTATCAATTTCTTTGGATGTTTTAAAAGATGCAATTGAAGAAAATGATTCAACAATTGTTTCAGATTTAATTATAAATGCAGTAAATGAAATTTTAGATAAAGCTGAAGAAATGGCTGAAAAGGAAATGGAAGTGGTTACTGGCGGAGTAAGTATTCCAGGATTATTTTAG
- a CDS encoding NINE protein, whose protein sequence is MSESNLPKNIENREPKCNKVIYCLLAWFFGTFEIHAFYAGRKQEGIYFLIAGIIGTLTTFILVGYVIILIEFIICVIQIVNAIQKPSDEFGRISD, encoded by the coding sequence ATGTCAGAAAGTAATTTACCTAAGAATATAGAAAATAGAGAACCTAAATGTAATAAAGTAATCTATTGTTTGTTAGCTTGGTTTTTTGGAACTTTTGAAATTCATGCATTTTATGCAGGTAGAAAACAAGAAGGAATATACTTTTTAATCGCGGGAATAATAGGAACACTAACAACTTTTATTTTAGTTGGTTATGTAATTATTCTTATTGAATTTATAATATGTGTTATTCAAATTGTAAACGCAATACAAAAACCATCTGATGAATTTGGAAGAATATCAGATTAA
- the der gene encoding ribosome biogenesis GTPase Der — MKHTVAIVGRPNVGKSTLFNKLVGDRLSIVKDEPGVTRDRLYREMEWSGKEFILVDTGGLEPRTEDFMMGKIKQQAQVAIDEADVIIFLVDGKAGITGLDEDVATVLRKQDKKVVVAVNKIDNYMRDQENIFEFYGLGFEEVIGISGEHKTNLGDLLDAVIDKFEDKKIKQTEDGLSIAILGRPNAGKSSLVNKLLNEERSIVSDIAGTTRDTIDSSLKYDGETYTLIDTAGIRRKSKVEDDIEYYSVLRAMKSIKRADVCVLMLDATELLTDQDKRIAGMIYEERKPIIIAINKWDLIEKDNNSVKEFTELVKADLAFLDYAPIVTISALTGKRTLNILEQARFINEEYHKKITTGLLNQILSEIIAQNPVPTRKGRAVKINYATQVSQAPPKFVFFANNPELIHFSYQRYIENKLREYFGFEGCPIDIVFNKKSEKSFG, encoded by the coding sequence ATGAAACATACAGTAGCAATTGTTGGTAGACCCAATGTTGGGAAATCAACCTTATTTAATAAATTAGTGGGGGACAGGCTGTCAATTGTGAAGGATGAGCCTGGAGTTACTAGAGATAGGCTATATCGTGAGATGGAGTGGAGCGGGAAAGAATTTATACTGGTGGATACTGGTGGGCTTGAGCCACGAACTGAGGATTTTATGATGGGGAAAATTAAGCAGCAGGCACAAGTTGCAATTGATGAAGCGGATGTAATTATATTTTTAGTGGATGGGAAAGCTGGGATTACTGGGCTCGATGAAGATGTGGCAACTGTACTTAGAAAGCAGGATAAAAAAGTTGTTGTGGCTGTAAACAAAATTGACAATTATATGCGTGATCAGGAAAATATTTTTGAGTTTTATGGACTGGGATTTGAGGAAGTTATTGGAATTTCCGGAGAGCATAAGACAAATTTAGGAGATTTGCTGGATGCTGTAATTGATAAATTTGAGGATAAAAAGATAAAGCAAACTGAAGATGGACTTAGTATTGCTATTTTAGGAAGACCAAATGCTGGAAAATCTTCACTTGTAAATAAACTTTTAAATGAGGAGCGTTCTATTGTAAGTGATATTGCAGGAACAACTAGAGATACGATTGATTCCAGCTTGAAATATGATGGAGAAACTTATACTTTAATTGATACGGCAGGAATTCGTAGAAAGTCAAAAGTGGAAGATGATATTGAATATTATAGTGTATTACGTGCAATGAAATCTATAAAAAGGGCGGATGTATGTGTGCTTATGCTGGATGCGACAGAGCTTTTGACGGATCAGGATAAGAGAATTGCAGGAATGATTTATGAAGAGAGAAAACCGATTATAATTGCTATAAATAAATGGGATTTAATTGAAAAGGATAATAACAGCGTAAAGGAATTTACTGAACTTGTGAAGGCTGATTTGGCATTTTTAGATTATGCACCGATTGTTACAATTTCTGCATTGACTGGAAAAAGAACTTTGAATATTTTAGAGCAGGCTAGATTTATTAATGAGGAATATCATAAAAAGATAACTACTGGTCTTTTGAATCAGATTTTGTCAGAAATAATAGCGCAAAATCCGGTTCCAACGAGAAAAGGTCGAGCAGTAAAAATAAATTATGCAACACAAGTAAGCCAAGCACCGCCGAAATTTGTATTTTTTGCAAATAATCCAGAATTAATACATTTTTCTTATCAAAGATATATTGAAAATAAATTGAGGGAATATTTTGGATTTGAAGGATGTCCGATTGATATTGTATTTAATAAGAAGAGTGAAAAGTCTTTTGGATAG
- a CDS encoding AI-2E family transporter, with product MKFYNEEKLLKLRNILIVTVLALLALLLFFRVYDNFAKQIKLVTSTIFPFILSFIIVYCLMPFIDMISEKNKNDIFLKNDKLNELEKVEKMNISDSEKRKKIELFNEISQSKKKKRIKLNRTFAILLVLTIFFVIFLYIVLTIVPIFTKQVSSLIDFLLKNQEKLQNNFFGFLKSNNIDLKSSLMSSKDIIVSNVIKVLSSSFSLISSTFSLLFMTPIFTIMLIFSYDNMENGVKRALQNMDREDLIVLIKNMDETIGKYILVTALDSMIVGVVSFIIFYFLKMDYSMLFSVIIGFGNVIPFIGPFIGLIPAILYAFTKSFKLVIFIVVLITIVQTVEANIVKPWLTGKSVEMHPITTLLVVLIGGALFGIGGAFIAIPAYIIIKLTFLFFWEKYTVDNKLNKNRK from the coding sequence ATGAAATTTTACAATGAGGAAAAGCTGTTAAAATTAAGAAATATTTTAATTGTAACAGTATTGGCACTTTTAGCACTTTTGTTATTTTTTAGAGTTTACGATAATTTCGCAAAACAAATAAAACTTGTTACAAGTACAATTTTTCCATTTATTTTATCGTTTATAATCGTATACTGTCTTATGCCTTTTATTGATATGATAAGTGAAAAAAACAAAAATGACATTTTTTTAAAAAATGATAAACTTAATGAGCTGGAAAAAGTGGAAAAGATGAATATAAGCGATTCAGAAAAAAGAAAAAAAATAGAGTTGTTTAATGAAATTTCACAGAGTAAGAAGAAAAAAAGAATTAAATTAAATCGTACATTTGCAATTTTACTTGTACTAACTATATTTTTTGTGATTTTTCTTTATATTGTTTTGACAATTGTGCCAATATTTACAAAGCAGGTATCGAGTCTTATTGATTTTTTGCTAAAAAATCAGGAAAAGCTTCAAAATAATTTTTTTGGATTTCTTAAAAGTAATAATATTGACCTTAAAAGTTCTCTGATGAGTTCTAAGGATATAATTGTATCCAATGTTATAAAAGTATTAAGTTCAAGTTTTTCGTTGATAAGCAGCACATTCAGTCTGCTGTTTATGACTCCTATTTTTACAATAATGCTTATTTTCAGTTATGATAACATGGAAAATGGAGTTAAAAGAGCATTGCAGAATATGGATAGAGAAGACTTGATTGTTCTTATAAAAAATATGGATGAAACAATAGGGAAATATATTCTTGTAACAGCACTTGACAGTATGATAGTTGGAGTTGTATCATTTATAATATTTTATTTTTTGAAAATGGATTACAGTATGCTTTTTTCAGTAATTATAGGTTTTGGGAATGTGATTCCGTTTATTGGACCGTTTATTGGACTGATTCCGGCTATACTTTATGCTTTTACAAAATCATTTAAATTAGTGATTTTTATTGTAGTGCTAATTACGATTGTGCAAACTGTAGAAGCAAATATTGTAAAACCGTGGCTTACTGGAAAATCTGTGGAAATGCATCCAATTACGACACTTTTAGTAGTTCTTATTGGAGGGGCTTTATTTGGAATTGGAGGAGCATTTATTGCAATTCCTGCATATATCATTATTAAATTAACTTTCCTGTTTTTTTGGGAAAAATATACTGTAGATAATAAATTAAATAAAAATAGAAAATGA
- a CDS encoding MarR family winged helix-turn-helix transcriptional regulator produces MGNKGKMEIQKCIYFSISKMFRIVNKIAEESFEKIDIYPTHGFLMIILKEEENGLTVNQISETLAIAPSTVTRFVDKLISKGYVKREKSGKNSITKITEEGLKIIPDIYKSWDGISEKIEEVVGNEEYLRKTGENFKEFADVLGKDKKYDKISEDFDFWII; encoded by the coding sequence ATGGGTAATAAAGGAAAAATGGAAATTCAAAAATGTATTTATTTTTCAATTTCAAAAATGTTTAGAATAGTTAATAAAATAGCGGAAGAATCATTTGAAAAGATAGATATTTATCCAACACACGGATTTTTGATGATTATATTGAAGGAAGAAGAAAATGGGCTTACAGTAAATCAAATATCTGAAACATTGGCAATAGCTCCATCGACAGTTACACGCTTTGTGGATAAATTAATTTCCAAAGGATATGTGAAAAGGGAAAAGTCTGGAAAAAATTCAATTACTAAAATAACTGAAGAAGGTCTGAAAATAATACCTGACATTTACAAATCGTGGGATGGAATTTCAGAAAAAATAGAAGAAGTTGTAGGAAATGAAGAGTATTTAAGAAAAACTGGCGAAAATTTTAAGGAATTTGCAGATGTACTTGGAAAAGATAAAAAATATGACAAAATAAGTGAAGACTTTGATTTTTGGATTATATAA
- the tpiA gene encoding triose-phosphate isomerase: protein MRKVIVAGNWKMNKTAKEAAKFFNELKPLVADVKNAGIIIGAPFTALETATRETAGSNIKIAAENMNAKESGAYTGEVSPLMLKDLGVEYVILGHSERREYYHENDEIINEKVKSALAHDLKPILCIGEKLEQREAGTTNDVVKTQIVGGLKDVTAEQMANVILAYEPVWAIGTGKTATPDQAQEVHAFIRGLLTDLYGKEVAENVTVQYGGSMNDGNAADLIAQTDIDGGLVGGASLIPEKFAVIIKAGDAAAK from the coding sequence ATGAGAAAAGTAATAGTAGCTGGAAACTGGAAAATGAACAAAACTGCGAAAGAAGCAGCAAAATTCTTTAATGAATTGAAACCTTTAGTAGCAGATGTTAAAAATGCAGGAATTATAATTGGAGCACCTTTTACTGCATTGGAAACAGCAACTAGAGAAACTGCAGGAAGCAACATTAAAATTGCCGCTGAAAATATGAACGCTAAAGAAAGTGGAGCATATACTGGAGAAGTTTCACCATTAATGTTAAAAGATTTAGGTGTGGAATATGTAATTTTAGGACATTCTGAAAGAAGAGAATATTACCATGAAAATGATGAAATTATCAATGAAAAAGTAAAATCAGCATTAGCTCACGACTTAAAACCAATTTTATGTATTGGGGAAAAATTAGAACAAAGAGAAGCTGGAACAACTAATGATGTTGTAAAAACTCAAATTGTTGGTGGATTAAAAGACGTTACAGCTGAACAAATGGCAAATGTTATACTTGCTTACGAACCAGTATGGGCAATTGGAACAGGTAAAACTGCAACTCCAGATCAAGCTCAAGAAGTTCATGCATTCATCAGAGGATTATTAACTGATCTATATGGAAAAGAAGTTGCAGAAAATGTAACAGTTCAATATGGTGGTTCAATGAACGATGGAAATGCAGCTGACTTAATTGCTCAAACAGACATTGACGGTGGATTAGTAGGAGGAGCAAGTTTGATTCCTGAAAAATTTGCTGTAATAATAAAAGCTGGAGATGCAGCAGCTAAATAA
- the secG gene encoding preprotein translocase subunit SecG, protein MLENLLIVALVILSIIMISVILLQPDRSQGLAKSSANILDEEKEGIEKFTEIVATLFLVVAILFQIVR, encoded by the coding sequence GTGTTAGAAAATTTGTTAATAGTAGCTTTAGTAATTTTATCAATCATTATGATAAGTGTAATTTTACTACAGCCAGACAGAAGCCAAGGTTTAGCAAAAAGTTCTGCAAATATCTTGGATGAAGAAAAAGAAGGAATTGAAAAATTTACAGAAATCGTTGCAACATTATTTCTAGTTGTTGCAATTTTATTCCAAATTGTAAGATAA
- a CDS encoding RNA-guided endonuclease TnpB family protein yields MKYNLAFRYRIYPNKEQKLLINKTFGCVRFVYNTILYAANKFYEETGKNKIITPASLKSENQFLKEVDSLALSNAQLNVKRSFTNFFQKRAKFPKFKSKKNNIKSYTTNCVNNSIRIEENEYLVLPKLKKVKLKYHREIAKDYRIKSVTLTNSNGNYYVSVLAEFEKEIQKVASKDKVIGLDFSMSELFVSSENQRANYPRYFKMLEEKLKKLQKSLSRKVKFSKNWYKQKAKISKLHEYIKNCRRDFLHKLSKKLSEEYNAMVVEDLNMKGMSQSLNFGKSVGDNGWGMFLRMLEYKLMFLGKQFLKIDKWFPSSKTCSKCGNVKEELKLSERSYKCECCGIEIDRDYNAALNIKDIGKSMLEY; encoded by the coding sequence ATGAAATATAATTTAGCATTCAGATACAGAATTTATCCAAATAAAGAGCAGAAATTATTGATAAATAAGACTTTTGGATGTGTTCGTTTTGTTTACAATACGATCTTGTATGCTGCAAATAAATTTTATGAAGAAACGGGAAAAAATAAAATAATTACACCTGCCAGTTTGAAAAGTGAAAACCAATTTTTGAAAGAAGTTGACAGTCTGGCACTTTCAAATGCTCAATTGAATGTAAAACGATCGTTTACAAATTTTTTTCAGAAGAGAGCGAAGTTTCCAAAGTTCAAATCTAAAAAGAATAATATTAAAAGTTACACAACAAATTGTGTAAATAATTCGATACGAATTGAGGAAAACGAATATTTGGTTTTGCCAAAATTGAAAAAAGTAAAATTGAAATATCATAGAGAAATAGCAAAGGATTACAGAATAAAGTCGGTAACACTAACAAATAGTAATGGAAATTACTATGTTTCTGTTTTGGCGGAATTTGAAAAAGAAATTCAAAAGGTAGCTAGTAAAGATAAAGTGATTGGACTTGATTTTTCAATGTCTGAATTATTTGTCAGTTCTGAAAACCAAAGGGCTAATTATCCAAGATATTTTAAGATGTTGGAAGAAAAATTAAAGAAATTACAAAAATCATTGTCAAGAAAAGTAAAATTTTCTAAAAATTGGTATAAGCAAAAAGCGAAAATATCAAAATTGCATGAATATATCAAAAATTGTCGAAGAGATTTTTTGCATAAATTATCAAAAAAATTATCTGAAGAGTATAATGCTATGGTTGTTGAGGATTTGAATATGAAAGGGATGAGCCAGTCATTAAATTTTGGTAAAAGTGTAGGAGATAATGGGTGGGGAATGTTCTTGAGGATGCTTGAGTATAAACTGATGTTTTTAGGAAAGCAATTTTTGAAGATAGATAAGTGGTTTCCATCGTCGAAAACTTGTAGTAAATGTGGAAATGTTAAAGAGGAACTGAAATTATCAGAAAGAAGTTATAAATGTGAATGCTGTGGGATTGAAATTGATAGAGATTACAATGCAGCATTGAATATAAAAGACATTGGAAAATCGATGTTGGAATATTAA
- a CDS encoding PD-(D/E)XK nuclease family protein, with translation MEINYKNIGSDLKEILFEEFRKNEDVLFVFENSASFFEIKREFLRDEEIQQELGIFQNFKMMNSYDFYENLFVTDKIVVKEEKQVVLFYNSLDEKLKKRLEVSSYYDIIDIAYNYYNLFAELQEHKINLEKVELEKWQEELFETLKMVDKKVMETCQLKGLILPYMLRNVKNISDNFLKRYKKIYFVNKVRFSPFEKELVEKFEEKGIIVENILQLLENDFDEKELKISEGFSLPAKEVFNEKNINIEIHEFGSKFGELLGLVRKLEKVEKENKKSSSKNELLKQNYRIFEAQENAEEMKSDYQLLRQKKISSNLEITMKDTKIYRILNLIYNLLDNVKEIDRKNKEKLLLFRMKDFYDAYKSNDLLEIFDLKESYYIFQDLVSKDYKYISKEELERINQEVLEKLEKENQKQKFKETYKQRMMAVGKIIKFVEELEEICGYTTLKEYSDYLEKIYLDNEEKVKQDKNVKDKYFEALSEMVVLEDFSFDNLWDKFFDENVSSNLLKLFLKYLDKKSIGLNLEDSIEDESEDAFSINSFANISENTKENIIILNLQDSFPKVKIHNFLFSKVQRAKMGLPTSDDKKLIEIFKIYQNILAAKNVYLAYVKDLESNVDSASVIEELKLKYGIGVIKGEISEAEELFFAKKYFLKDRTEKWVQKEIGEFIPSKLEKNFEKIRNEKLSLGYYSFEKMRDFEYGYYLEKAIGEQEVEEIEDEINVKIFGTIIHAFYENVVMENKVALENKIFKIDRNQLSEILKRVLNSFDYKVPKEYLEFYRKVSFEEILNSAEKYFREFTEKLKEEEDIEIHFEERIKLSSEKELFENVFVNGVTDLHIKTSDKDYLFDYKSGKLKDSKKGYKNYKVDKALEQLDYYSLMLENDGEKKIEKIVVDTWEGKLVSDERNEDKILTKKTVEEIITRYQTEKYYDLGNFKDQKNYFYKEYKSICRGEDEVGDEEE, from the coding sequence ATGGAAATTAACTACAAAAATATTGGATCTGATTTAAAAGAGATATTATTTGAAGAATTTAGGAAAAATGAAGATGTGCTTTTTGTGTTTGAAAATTCGGCTTCGTTTTTTGAGATTAAAAGGGAGTTTTTACGAGATGAGGAGATACAGCAGGAATTAGGGATTTTTCAGAATTTCAAGATGATGAATAGCTATGATTTTTATGAAAATCTGTTTGTTACTGATAAAATTGTTGTGAAAGAGGAAAAACAAGTTGTCCTGTTTTACAATTCGTTGGATGAAAAGTTGAAAAAGAGATTGGAAGTGTCGAGTTATTATGATATTATCGACATTGCTTATAATTATTACAATTTGTTTGCGGAATTACAGGAGCATAAGATTAATTTGGAAAAGGTTGAATTGGAAAAATGGCAGGAAGAATTGTTTGAGACGCTGAAAATGGTGGATAAAAAGGTGATGGAAACTTGTCAGCTGAAGGGGCTGATTTTGCCATATATGCTTAGAAATGTGAAAAATATTTCGGATAATTTTTTGAAAAGATATAAAAAGATTTATTTTGTGAATAAAGTCAGATTTTCTCCATTTGAAAAGGAACTTGTGGAAAAATTTGAGGAAAAAGGGATAATTGTGGAAAATATTTTGCAATTGTTGGAAAATGATTTTGATGAAAAAGAATTGAAAATATCTGAAGGTTTTTCATTACCAGCGAAGGAAGTTTTTAATGAGAAGAATATAAATATTGAAATTCATGAATTTGGCAGTAAATTTGGAGAATTGCTGGGACTGGTTAGAAAATTAGAGAAAGTTGAGAAAGAGAATAAAAAATCAAGCAGCAAAAATGAGCTTCTGAAACAAAATTATCGGATTTTTGAAGCACAAGAAAATGCAGAAGAGATGAAAAGTGATTATCAGCTTTTGAGACAGAAAAAGATTTCTTCAAATTTGGAAATAACAATGAAGGATACAAAAATCTATCGAATCTTGAATTTGATTTACAATTTGTTGGATAATGTGAAAGAAATTGACAGGAAAAATAAGGAAAAATTACTTTTATTTCGAATGAAAGATTTTTATGATGCTTATAAATCAAATGATTTATTGGAGATTTTTGACTTGAAGGAAAGTTATTATATTTTTCAAGATTTGGTTTCAAAGGATTACAAGTACATTTCAAAAGAGGAATTGGAGCGAATAAATCAAGAAGTTTTGGAAAAATTAGAAAAAGAGAATCAAAAGCAAAAATTTAAGGAAACTTACAAGCAAAGAATGATGGCTGTTGGTAAAATTATTAAATTTGTTGAAGAGTTAGAAGAGATTTGTGGGTATACGACATTGAAGGAATACAGTGATTATTTGGAAAAAATTTATTTGGATAATGAGGAGAAAGTGAAACAGGACAAGAATGTAAAAGACAAGTATTTTGAGGCTTTGTCAGAAATGGTTGTGCTGGAAGATTTTAGCTTTGACAATTTGTGGGATAAATTTTTTGATGAAAATGTTTCATCTAATTTATTGAAATTGTTTTTGAAATATTTGGATAAAAAATCAATTGGATTGAACTTGGAAGACAGTATTGAAGATGAATCTGAAGATGCTTTTTCAATAAATTCCTTTGCAAATATTTCTGAAAATACGAAGGAAAATATAATTATTTTAAATTTACAAGATTCATTTCCAAAGGTGAAAATTCATAACTTTTTGTTTTCAAAAGTTCAGCGTGCGAAAATGGGTCTTCCTACAAGTGATGATAAAAAATTGATTGAAATATTTAAAATTTATCAAAATATTCTTGCAGCGAAAAATGTGTATTTGGCGTATGTTAAGGATTTGGAAAGCAATGTTGATTCGGCGAGTGTTATTGAGGAATTGAAGTTGAAGTATGGAATTGGAGTTATAAAAGGTGAGATAAGTGAAGCAGAAGAACTTTTTTTTGCAAAGAAATATTTTTTGAAGGACAGAACAGAGAAATGGGTGCAAAAGGAAATTGGTGAGTTTATTCCATCGAAATTGGAGAAAAATTTTGAAAAAATAAGAAATGAAAAATTGAGTTTGGGATATTATTCATTTGAGAAAATGAGAGATTTTGAGTATGGATATTATTTGGAAAAGGCAATTGGTGAGCAGGAAGTCGAAGAAATCGAAGATGAAATAAATGTTAAGATTTTTGGAACTATAATTCATGCATTTTATGAAAATGTTGTAATGGAAAATAAGGTTGCTTTGGAAAATAAAATTTTTAAGATTGATCGGAATCAGTTATCAGAAATTTTGAAAAGAGTTCTAAATTCATTTGATTACAAGGTTCCTAAGGAATATTTAGAATTTTATAGAAAAGTTTCGTTTGAAGAAATTTTAAATTCGGCAGAGAAATATTTCAGGGAATTTACTGAAAAATTGAAAGAGGAAGAGGATATCGAAATTCATTTTGAGGAAAGAATAAAGCTCTCTTCAGAAAAAGAATTGTTTGAAAATGTGTTTGTTAATGGAGTTACGGATTTACATATAAAAACTAGTGATAAGGATTATTTATTTGATTATAAATCCGGGAAATTGAAAGACAGTAAAAAAGGTTATAAAAATTATAAGGTTGACAAGGCATTGGAACAGTTGGATTATTATTCGTTAATGCTGGAAAATGATGGAGAGAAAAAAATTGAGAAAATAGTTGTTGATACTTGGGAAGGGAAATTGGTGTCAGATGAAAGAAATGAAGATAAGATATTGACTAAAAAAACTGTTGAGGAAATTATTACAAGATATCAAACTGAAAAATATTATGATTTAGGGAATTTTAAAGATCAAAAAAATTATTTTTACAAAGAGTATAAAAGTATTTGCAGAGGGGAGGATGAAGTAGGTGATGAGGAAGAATAA